A single genomic interval of Koleobacter methoxysyntrophicus harbors:
- the trpA gene encoding tryptophan synthase subunit alpha has translation MRITGKFKELKQKGQKALITYLTAGDPDLEMTADLVLAAEENGADIIELGIPFSDPLADGPVIQKASLRALNSGTTVSGILNCIKNIRAKTQIPIAVMTYYNPIHRYGLKEFAVHAKEAGVDGLIVPDLPYEEGEELYALAKDEGLETILFVAPTSTTERIKKTAELSTGFIYCVSLTGVTGPRDDLQTGVRELISRIKDCTDKPVALGFGISHPEQARRAAEMADGVIVGSAIVKMIGEKRGEELLKDVGSFVRELKKACC, from the coding sequence ATGAGGATCACCGGTAAATTCAAAGAGCTCAAACAAAAAGGCCAAAAGGCCCTTATAACTTACTTAACTGCGGGCGATCCGGACCTTGAAATGACTGCAGATCTCGTGCTGGCCGCGGAAGAAAATGGGGCAGATATAATCGAGCTGGGAATACCCTTCTCAGACCCTCTGGCAGACGGCCCGGTGATACAGAAGGCCTCACTGAGGGCCTTAAATTCGGGCACAACGGTAAGCGGCATACTGAACTGCATCAAAAACATCAGGGCAAAAACCCAAATCCCAATTGCCGTAATGACCTACTATAACCCGATCCATAGATACGGCCTTAAAGAATTTGCAGTCCATGCAAAAGAAGCAGGGGTAGATGGGTTAATAGTGCCTGATCTGCCTTATGAAGAGGGCGAAGAGCTGTACGCCTTGGCCAAAGACGAGGGCCTGGAGACCATATTATTTGTGGCACCTACCAGTACAACCGAGAGGATAAAAAAGACAGCAGAACTGAGCACCGGTTTTATTTACTGTGTTTCCCTTACAGGTGTAACCGGCCCTCGAGATGATCTCCAGACGGGGGTTCGGGAACTCATATCCCGGATAAAGGACTGTACCGATAAACCGGTAGCTCTGGGCTTCGGAATATCGCACCCTGAACAGGCCAGGCGCGCGGCAGAGATGGCCGATGGCGTAATTGTAGGGAGCGCCATAGTGAAAATGATAGGAGAAAAGAGGGGAGAAGAGCTGCTGAAGGATGTAGGAAGTTTCGTGAGGGAACTGAAAAAGGCCTGCTGTTAG
- the trpC gene encoding indole-3-glycerol phosphate synthase TrpC — MFLKEICEHKRFEVQGAKDSLPPRKLIKELDKIAPPLKFADSLSAARDIAVIAEIKRASPSKGIFRENFNPQGLAVLYEQAGAHAVSVITDSRFFMGEPGYISIVKNTINLPVLRKDFIIDEYQIYESRYLGADAVLLIAAVLDDKQLKGFYAAARELEMDCLVEVHSERELYRVLETGAELVGINNRDLHTFKTDLSTTLELAGKVPPDRFLISESGISTRDDVEILKRAGVRGILIGEALVRADDIRKKLGSLLNS; from the coding sequence ATGTTCCTGAAGGAAATCTGTGAGCACAAAAGGTTTGAGGTCCAAGGGGCAAAGGATTCCCTTCCTCCCCGGAAATTAATCAAAGAATTGGATAAAATAGCGCCTCCCCTGAAATTTGCCGACAGCCTTTCGGCAGCAAGGGATATCGCCGTTATCGCCGAAATAAAGAGAGCTTCCCCTTCTAAGGGGATTTTTAGAGAAAATTTTAATCCGCAGGGCCTGGCAGTGCTCTATGAACAGGCCGGTGCCCATGCCGTATCGGTTATAACCGATTCCCGTTTCTTTATGGGAGAACCCGGCTATATATCGATTGTAAAGAATACTATAAATTTACCCGTTTTGAGAAAGGATTTTATAATAGATGAGTACCAGATCTATGAATCCAGGTACCTGGGAGCCGATGCCGTGCTGCTGATAGCAGCCGTTTTGGATGATAAGCAGTTAAAGGGCTTCTATGCAGCTGCCCGGGAGCTGGAGATGGACTGCCTCGTTGAAGTCCACAGTGAAAGGGAATTATACAGGGTGCTTGAGACAGGTGCCGAATTAGTCGGCATTAACAACAGGGACCTCCATACCTTTAAAACAGATCTATCGACGACTCTGGAGCTGGCAGGAAAGGTGCCTCCTGACAGATTCCTCATAAGTGAAAGCGGGATAAGCACAAGAGATGATGTCGAAATCCTGAAGAGGGCGGGGGTAAGGGGTATTCTGATAGGCGAAGCCCTGGTCAGGGCGGATGACATCAGGAAGAAGCTAGGGAGCCTTCTTAATTCCTAA
- a CDS encoding PTS mannose/fructose/sorbose/N-acetylgalactosamine transporter subunit IIC, translating into MKISLMQAFMIGLIYYLGNSTWLVGVGFYTVYRPLVAGTLVGLVLGDPVQGAIVGATINLIYLGFISAGGAIPGDPCLAGTLGTALAIASGLEPEAALALAVPIGLLGTLIWFGRMTVCAIFVHWADAYAEKGDTRGVMLMNVIPSQAFLFTISFIPVFLAALYGPSAVEAAISFLGQKVLHTLIVIGGMMPALGIALNMRAILKGNTIAYYFLGFFLSVYLKLDIVAVGAFAAIAAYLHMQFAKGGIADGKTA; encoded by the coding sequence GTGAAGATCAGCTTAATGCAGGCTTTTATGATCGGGCTTATATATTACCTGGGAAACAGCACATGGCTGGTTGGTGTTGGATTCTATACTGTATACAGGCCTCTGGTAGCGGGGACACTGGTTGGCTTAGTCCTCGGAGACCCGGTTCAGGGGGCTATTGTAGGGGCGACAATTAATCTAATATACCTTGGATTTATTTCTGCCGGAGGCGCTATACCGGGTGACCCGTGTCTTGCCGGGACCTTGGGCACCGCTCTGGCCATAGCTTCCGGATTGGAGCCAGAAGCAGCTTTAGCCTTGGCAGTACCCATAGGGCTTCTGGGCACCCTTATATGGTTCGGCAGGATGACGGTTTGTGCCATATTTGTCCATTGGGCGGATGCTTATGCGGAAAAGGGTGATACCCGGGGGGTCATGCTTATGAATGTCATACCATCTCAAGCATTCCTTTTTACGATAAGTTTTATACCGGTATTTCTGGCAGCTCTGTACGGCCCTTCTGCTGTGGAAGCGGCAATAAGTTTTCTAGGGCAAAAGGTACTTCATACCCTGATAGTCATAGGCGGGATGATGCCTGCCTTAGGTATTGCACTTAACATGAGGGCTATACTTAAAGGTAATACAATTGCATACTACTTCTTAGGTTTTTTCCTCAGCGTATATCTGAAACTTGATATTGTAGCAGTAGGTGCTTTTGCAGCAATTGCAGCCTATCTTCACATGCAGTTTGCAAAAGGAGGGATAGCAGATGGAAAAACGGCATAA
- a CDS encoding sigma 54-interacting transcriptional regulator, protein MLRKQKVYIALRELCKDITLQDIEEGFPGFDASTVGSKAGVNRNNTSKELNILFTEGRVIKVPGRPVYFIDRNKIEELLGSKIKDEDLRLDSIKELFKRETERAEGIADGRNAFDKIIGAHGSLKIPIEQAKAAVLYPPMGLHTLLIGPTGVGKTTFAEMMYQYAVETGRLRENAPFTIFNCSEYADNPQLLLSQLFGYVKGAFTGADKDKPGLVEKTDGGLLLLDEIHRLTPEGQEMLFLLIDRGIYRRLGETENVRKANILLVGATTENLDSSLLRTFLRRIPMVIKLPSLSERPLSERLRLIKQFFKDEVKRVQVPIRVFKDVIKAFLLYECKGNIGQLRGDIQLTCARGFLEYKTYNRKTIDVDVKLLPDYVYEGLLNSKENRDEIVNLLQLDNKKFYTFSNFAGEDFSTVDDYSISEDLYKEIGKKWNIYTQKGYSQKQIREIINSQIEGYFKKLLNRGVSQAETPGYEELFKVVSPRVVNAVEVALKVAEQKLKREFGRQVIFGLSMHIGTLLERLREGRVCYNTQINQIALNNPREFHAARLVRKVLEEELEIEIPKEEIGFISMFLYAASSKDHHKNKNIGVIVLAHGKNTASSMAEVANSLLGTQHAKAIDMPLDERVEDVLKTTIELVKQINNGKGVLLLVDMGSLVAFAEIITKKTGIKTFAVEMVSTPMVIEAVRKSLLPEMTLEQLVEDIQQISPYIGRLVTENVKNKASIVEPRTIITTCLTGEGTAVKLAELLRKSLPLINEYNIQIRHLNAEKKKDLKIKKEDILAVIGTINLDIPGVPFIPVDEIIIGDGFKRLEKIISGMTVSFKNYQPSEFNVITKILSDTLVFLNPNKAYELVDQSFQYLIESLKVKECRELKIKYIFHNSCMLERVIKGEKLPYKNIDSLKNTKRELYSIIKKAMTVLEENFGVEIPDTEIGYIMDLVDTH, encoded by the coding sequence ATGCTGAGGAAACAAAAGGTATATATTGCATTGAGAGAATTGTGCAAAGATATTACATTGCAGGATATTGAGGAAGGTTTTCCAGGTTTTGATGCCTCTACGGTAGGTTCAAAAGCGGGAGTAAACAGGAATAATACGAGCAAAGAACTGAACATTTTATTTACAGAAGGTAGGGTTATAAAGGTCCCGGGCAGGCCTGTATATTTCATTGATAGAAACAAGATTGAGGAACTTTTAGGAAGCAAAATAAAGGATGAGGACCTTAGACTCGATTCTATTAAAGAGCTCTTTAAAAGGGAAACAGAAAGGGCTGAAGGGATTGCAGACGGCAGAAATGCCTTTGACAAAATTATAGGTGCCCATGGAAGTCTAAAAATTCCAATAGAGCAGGCAAAGGCAGCGGTCTTATATCCGCCTATGGGGCTGCATACGCTGCTTATTGGTCCTACGGGTGTTGGTAAGACTACCTTTGCGGAAATGATGTATCAATATGCCGTTGAAACAGGTCGCCTGAGGGAAAATGCCCCCTTTACAATATTTAACTGCTCAGAATACGCCGATAATCCTCAGCTTCTGCTCTCACAGCTGTTCGGTTATGTGAAGGGAGCTTTTACCGGAGCGGATAAAGATAAACCCGGTTTAGTCGAAAAGACTGATGGGGGGCTGCTTCTGCTGGATGAAATCCACCGGTTAACCCCGGAAGGCCAGGAAATGCTGTTTTTATTGATTGATAGAGGAATTTACAGGAGATTGGGTGAAACGGAGAATGTAAGGAAGGCCAATATCCTCCTGGTGGGAGCTACTACCGAAAACTTAGATTCCAGTTTATTGAGGACATTTCTTAGGCGTATCCCTATGGTTATTAAACTGCCCTCCCTATCTGAAAGGCCTCTTTCGGAAAGGCTTAGGTTAATAAAGCAGTTCTTTAAAGACGAAGTTAAAAGGGTACAGGTGCCGATAAGGGTATTTAAAGACGTGATAAAAGCCTTTCTCCTTTATGAGTGCAAAGGGAACATAGGTCAATTAAGAGGCGATATCCAGCTGACATGTGCCAGGGGCTTTTTAGAATATAAAACATATAACAGGAAAACAATTGATGTAGATGTAAAACTGCTCCCCGATTACGTTTATGAAGGGCTTTTAAACAGCAAGGAGAACAGGGATGAGATCGTGAATCTACTTCAGTTAGACAATAAGAAGTTTTATACCTTTTCAAATTTCGCAGGGGAAGACTTTTCAACAGTAGATGATTACAGCATATCAGAGGATCTTTACAAAGAGATTGGAAAAAAATGGAACATTTATACCCAGAAAGGGTATTCTCAAAAACAGATCAGGGAGATTATTAACAGCCAAATAGAAGGTTATTTTAAAAAACTCCTTAACAGGGGTGTTTCTCAAGCCGAAACCCCGGGATATGAAGAATTGTTTAAAGTTGTCAGCCCGAGGGTCGTTAATGCCGTTGAAGTCGCATTAAAAGTGGCAGAACAGAAACTCAAAAGGGAATTCGGCAGACAGGTAATTTTCGGCCTTTCTATGCATATAGGCACCCTTTTAGAGAGGCTTCGGGAGGGGAGGGTTTGTTACAATACCCAGATCAATCAAATTGCACTAAATAACCCGAGGGAATTCCATGCTGCAAGATTGGTCAGGAAGGTGCTTGAAGAGGAATTGGAAATAGAAATACCCAAAGAAGAGATAGGTTTTATTTCGATGTTTTTGTATGCAGCATCCTCAAAAGATCACCATAAAAACAAGAACATAGGCGTGATAGTGCTTGCCCACGGGAAAAATACAGCATCGAGCATGGCCGAAGTAGCCAACAGCCTTTTAGGAACCCAACACGCAAAGGCTATAGATATGCCTCTTGATGAGAGGGTAGAAGATGTCCTTAAGACGACGATAGAACTTGTAAAACAAATAAACAACGGGAAAGGAGTCCTCCTGTTAGTCGATATGGGTTCTCTGGTAGCCTTTGCGGAGATTATAACCAAAAAGACGGGTATTAAAACCTTTGCTGTAGAAATGGTAAGCACCCCTATGGTGATTGAAGCAGTTCGGAAATCCCTGTTACCGGAGATGACCCTGGAGCAGCTGGTTGAAGATATACAGCAGATAAGCCCTTACATCGGCAGGCTTGTGACAGAAAACGTTAAGAATAAAGCATCTATAGTTGAACCCAGGACAATAATCACAACCTGTCTTACAGGAGAGGGAACGGCGGTGAAATTAGCTGAATTATTAAGGAAATCCCTGCCTCTTATCAATGAATATAATATACAGATCAGACATCTGAATGCAGAGAAGAAGAAAGATTTAAAAATCAAGAAAGAGGATATATTAGCTGTTATAGGGACCATAAATCTAGATATCCCCGGTGTGCCTTTTATCCCTGTTGACGAAATAATAATTGGAGACGGCTTTAAAAGGCTGGAAAAGATAATCAGCGGTATGACGGTTTCGTTTAAGAACTATCAACCCTCTGAATTTAATGTTATAACAAAAATACTTAGCGATACACTTGTATTTTTGAATCCGAATAAGGCATATGAACTAGTTGATCAATCCTTTCAATATTTAATAGAATCACTGAAAGTAAAGGAATGTAGAGAACTTAAAATCAAGTACATATTTCACAACAGCTGTATGCTGGAAAGGGTAATAAAGGGAGAAAAGCTACCCTATAAAAATATTGATAGTCTTAAAAACACCAAGCGAGAATTATATTCAATCATAAAAAAGGCTATGACTGTCCTGGAAGAGAACTTTGGAGTTGAAATACCTGATACAGAAATCGGATACATAATGGATTTGGTTGATACACATTAA
- a CDS encoding phosphoribosylanthranilate isomerase has protein sequence MWIKICGIKTLEAALAVRKLGGDAVGFNFVKNSRRYISPQKAREIIGNLDGTIEKVGVFTDAPREEVLTVAGYCRLDAVQLHGKEGPEYCRGLPYKVIKAFPVKDRSSLEMIEDYDVDMVLVDSHIKGSFGGSGIPFDWSLLCGFTAGKKLILAGGLNPQNVVYAITEVRPFGVDVASGVETGGKKDIGKIREFIEKVRRWENENIE, from the coding sequence GTGTGGATAAAGATATGCGGGATAAAAACCCTTGAGGCTGCACTTGCCGTCAGGAAACTGGGTGGGGATGCTGTGGGCTTCAATTTCGTTAAAAACAGCAGAAGGTATATATCACCCCAGAAAGCCCGGGAGATTATCGGCAATCTCGACGGCACAATCGAAAAGGTAGGGGTTTTTACAGACGCTCCGCGGGAAGAGGTTCTGACCGTTGCCGGTTACTGCCGGCTAGATGCCGTCCAGCTCCACGGGAAGGAAGGCCCGGAATACTGCAGAGGCCTCCCCTATAAGGTCATTAAAGCCTTTCCAGTAAAAGACAGATCAAGCCTCGAAATGATTGAGGATTATGATGTAGATATGGTTCTGGTAGATTCTCATATTAAGGGAAGTTTTGGAGGGAGCGGCATCCCTTTCGATTGGTCCCTGCTTTGCGGCTTTACGGCAGGGAAAAAACTGATCCTGGCAGGGGGGCTCAATCCCCAAAATGTGGTATACGCCATTACGGAGGTTAGGCCCTTTGGCGTGGACGTGGCAAGCGGTGTTGAGACCGGTGGTAAGAAGGATATAGGGAAGATCAGAGAGTTTATTGAGAAAGTTCGGAGGTGGGAAAATGAAAATATTGAGTGA
- a CDS encoding PTS sugar transporter subunit IIA: protein MIGILLVTHGKFGNELIKSAELIVGRQKNTLALGLEHGDDVEELRRKVKEAIKDLEQGHGVLVLTDLFGGSPSNVSTANMKEMKFQCLTGVNLPMLLEAFSSREYADLDTLADRCYHAGIEGIRNIKKILDLDVI, encoded by the coding sequence ATGATCGGGATTTTATTGGTTACACACGGCAAATTTGGAAATGAGCTAATAAAAAGTGCTGAGCTTATTGTAGGCAGACAGAAAAATACCCTTGCATTAGGTCTCGAACACGGCGACGATGTCGAAGAATTAAGGAGGAAAGTAAAAGAAGCTATTAAGGACTTGGAACAGGGGCATGGAGTCCTGGTTTTAACCGATTTGTTTGGGGGCAGCCCTTCTAATGTTTCTACAGCAAATATGAAAGAAATGAAATTTCAGTGTCTAACGGGTGTAAACCTGCCAATGCTGTTAGAAGCCTTTTCATCAAGGGAATACGCTGATCTGGATACACTGGCAGACAGATGCTATCATGCGGGAATTGAAGGTATTAGGAACATTAAAAAAATACTTGATTTAGATGTTATATAG
- a CDS encoding PTS system mannose/fructose/N-acetylgalactosamine-transporter subunit IIB, producing MLNIVLTRIDDRLIHGQVMTAWVKYTSGNRIIIVDDAVAGDPFMEKVLKMAAPKGISVDVYNTDEGAEALKQEANPKERVIVLVKYPKTIKFLFEKGVSFQEINVGGMAAGPGRKKFYKNISASPEEKEIFKDLSEKGVEINIQIVPDDRPISVKKLL from the coding sequence ATGCTGAATATAGTATTGACCCGTATCGATGACCGCTTGATTCACGGTCAGGTGATGACAGCATGGGTAAAATATACATCCGGCAACCGGATAATAATCGTTGATGATGCGGTTGCAGGAGACCCTTTTATGGAAAAAGTGTTGAAAATGGCAGCACCTAAAGGAATATCGGTTGATGTTTATAATACGGATGAAGGGGCTGAAGCCCTGAAACAGGAAGCAAACCCGAAAGAGAGGGTAATTGTCCTTGTAAAATACCCTAAGACGATAAAATTCTTATTTGAAAAGGGTGTATCCTTCCAAGAAATTAATGTGGGGGGGATGGCAGCAGGTCCGGGAAGGAAGAAATTCTACAAAAATATTTCGGCCTCCCCGGAAGAAAAGGAAATATTTAAAGACTTATCTGAAAAGGGGGTGGAAATTAACATTCAAATTGTTCCAGATGACAGACCCATATCTGTAAAGAAGCTGTTATAG
- the trpB gene encoding tryptophan synthase subunit beta → MKILSEKKGHFGLFGGRYVPETLIPALDELEKAYNEAVKSPDFNIALSYYLKNYSGRPTPLYYAENLTRTLGGAKIFLKREDLNHTGAHKINNTLGQALLAKRMGKKRVIAETGAGQHGVATATVAAMFGLECEIYMGEKDMERQEINVFRMRMLGAKVTPVKTGSRTLKDATNEAIRDWVTNVKDTHYIIGSVVGPHPYPAIVRDFQAVIGREAKRQVLDIEGRLPDYVVACVGGGSNAMGIFYEFIPDKKVRLIGVEAAGKGIETGEHAASINAGSIGVLHGSKSYILQDEDGQIIPAHSISAGLDYPGVGPEHAYLKETGRATYVAVTDKEAVEGFKLLTKTEGIIPALESAHAVAFLERLSKVTTKEQTVILCLSGRGDKDVYTVSKHLNGRFDG, encoded by the coding sequence ATGAAAATATTGAGTGAAAAGAAGGGGCATTTCGGTTTATTCGGGGGCAGATACGTTCCTGAAACCCTGATACCGGCCCTTGATGAACTTGAAAAGGCGTACAATGAGGCTGTAAAAAGCCCGGATTTTAATATAGCCCTTTCATATTACCTGAAAAACTATTCGGGCCGTCCAACACCCCTGTATTATGCGGAAAACCTGACCAGAACCCTCGGAGGGGCTAAGATTTTTCTGAAAAGGGAGGACCTGAACCATACCGGGGCCCACAAGATTAACAATACCCTGGGGCAGGCCCTCCTTGCAAAACGGATGGGCAAAAAGAGGGTGATAGCGGAAACGGGGGCAGGGCAGCACGGGGTTGCAACGGCAACGGTGGCTGCCATGTTCGGGCTGGAGTGCGAAATATATATGGGTGAGAAGGATATGGAACGGCAGGAGATCAATGTATTCAGGATGAGGATGCTGGGGGCTAAAGTTACTCCCGTTAAGACCGGCAGCAGGACCCTGAAAGATGCCACCAATGAAGCTATAAGGGACTGGGTTACCAATGTGAAGGATACCCATTACATTATAGGCTCTGTGGTGGGACCCCATCCCTATCCCGCCATAGTAAGGGATTTCCAGGCCGTTATCGGGAGAGAAGCAAAGAGGCAGGTCCTCGATATTGAAGGGCGGCTCCCCGATTATGTGGTTGCCTGTGTAGGCGGCGGGAGCAATGCCATGGGGATTTTCTATGAATTCATCCCCGATAAGAAGGTCAGGCTTATAGGTGTTGAGGCAGCGGGTAAGGGGATCGAGACTGGAGAACACGCTGCTTCCATAAATGCAGGCAGCATAGGGGTATTACACGGTTCAAAAAGCTATATCCTGCAGGATGAAGACGGCCAGATAATACCTGCCCACTCGATTTCAGCGGGTCTTGACTACCCCGGAGTAGGGCCGGAACATGCGTATTTGAAGGAAACCGGGAGGGCGACATATGTAGCTGTTACCGATAAGGAAGCCGTTGAAGGGTTCAAGCTGCTGACCAAAACAGAAGGAATCATACCGGCCCTTGAAAGTGCCCATGCGGTTGCTTTCCTAGAGAGGCTTTCAAAGGTAACGACCAAAGAACAGACGGTCATCCTGTGCCTGTCGGGCAGGGGAGATAAGGACGTCTATACCGTATCAAAGCATTTAAATGGGAGGTTTGATGGATGA